In Nitrosopumilaceae archaeon, the following proteins share a genomic window:
- a CDS encoding ArsR family transcriptional regulator gives MRKRHSLSQLKKYDVNQKIIEALADAQSRVILFSIIKQGKTAMELSETHRIPLSSVYKKISDLEDIALVKVDKWILSDNGKKFKIYKSRISRADVSIKKPEPTIILTPNDQR, from the coding sequence TTGAGAAAAAGACATTCACTTTCGCAATTAAAAAAATATGATGTAAATCAAAAAATCATTGAAGCTCTAGCTGATGCGCAATCAAGAGTAATTTTGTTTTCCATAATCAAACAAGGAAAAACAGCAATGGAATTATCCGAAACACATAGAATTCCTCTTAGTTCAGTTTACAAAAAGATTTCAGATCTTGAAGATATTGCTCTTGTTAAAGTTGACAAATGGATATTATCAGACAATGGCAAGAAATTTAAAATTTACAAAAGCAGAATAAGTAGAGCAGACGTAAGCATAAAAAAACCAGAACCCACAATTATTCTAACTCCAAATGATCAAAGATGA
- a CDS encoding DUF4443 domain-containing protein produces the protein MHQVLRLLSKVAERYAPSRLLSFDSVHVLKTMQLMENKKKISRSLLMRELGLGEGSVKTLVKHMKMSGLVENSNAGMWPTNKGKTVYEKLHDVIPNEMDVFKCSIALGKFNYAVLVKDIAYNVGSGIEQRDAAIKLGAVGATTLIFKNGRLLMPDTQEDLLRNNPKIHSLIIKKLVPNDNDVIIIGSSDNKRTAELAAKSAALHTIANHEKH, from the coding sequence ATGCATCAGGTACTACGACTGCTCTCCAAAGTAGCAGAAAGATACGCTCCCAGTAGATTGCTAAGTTTTGATTCAGTTCATGTGTTAAAAACAATGCAGTTAATGGAAAATAAGAAAAAAATAAGCCGATCATTATTAATGCGTGAATTAGGTCTTGGAGAGGGCTCTGTAAAGACGCTTGTAAAACATATGAAAATGTCAGGCTTGGTAGAAAACTCTAATGCCGGAATGTGGCCCACAAATAAAGGAAAAACAGTGTATGAGAAATTACATGATGTAATTCCAAATGAGATGGACGTTTTCAAATGTTCAATTGCGTTAGGAAAATTCAACTATGCGGTATTGGTAAAGGATATTGCCTATAATGTTGGAAGTGGCATCGAACAACGAGATGCCGCTATCAAATTGGGCGCAGTAGGTGCGACCACACTGATATTTAAAAATGGTAGACTTCTAATGCCAGATACACAAGAAGATTTGTTAAGAAATAACCCAAAAATACATTCGTTAATCATAAAGAAATTAGTTCCTAATGACAACGATGTGATAATAATAGGAAGTTCTGATAACAAAAGAACTGCTGAACTGGCTGCTAAAAGTGCGGCATTACATACAATTGCAAATCATGAAAAACACTAA
- a CDS encoding CbtB domain-containing protein, whose protein sequence is MTNILQQLTKSSHGVPKLAIGILLVLFGVGFFSMGFDQGQLFSMIEGPKAYGDMYLHEFSHDMRHASGFPCH, encoded by the coding sequence ATGACAAACATTTTGCAACAACTAACAAAATCAAGTCATGGAGTTCCAAAATTAGCCATAGGAATTCTTTTGGTATTGTTCGGAGTTGGCTTTTTTAGTATGGGATTCGATCAAGGTCAGCTGTTTAGTATGATTGAAGGTCCAAAAGCATACGGCGATATGTATCTTCACGAGTTCTCACATGACATGAGACACGCATCAGGTTTTCCATGTCACTAG
- a CDS encoding CbtA family protein, which translates to MKTSIFLAIVLISGFSAGLVHGLVNLAIVEPYLDTAIGIENQNKFLEGQVKDTPQFWDEFSKYRTWQKEGGVLSGGILGLSTGALFGIVFAYSRNKIPSKHNVKKALILAGIMWFTLFFIPFLKYPANPPTVGDPNTIMFRSSIYIAFIALSGLGALGFAKLYNRLQNKKFLILIGYAVYMIMVFLLMPQNPDKITAPLDLINGFRIASLGTMTLYWIVNALILGLLWQKFHPDIVTTRT; encoded by the coding sequence ATGAAAACCTCGATTTTTCTTGCCATAGTTCTAATTTCGGGTTTTTCTGCAGGGCTTGTTCATGGTCTTGTCAATCTTGCAATAGTAGAACCATATCTTGATACCGCAATAGGAATAGAAAATCAAAATAAATTTTTAGAAGGGCAAGTAAAAGATACTCCACAGTTTTGGGATGAATTTAGCAAATACAGAACATGGCAAAAAGAAGGCGGTGTTCTATCAGGCGGAATATTAGGACTTTCTACAGGTGCACTATTTGGCATAGTGTTTGCATATTCAAGAAATAAAATCCCAAGTAAACATAATGTCAAAAAAGCACTAATTCTTGCAGGAATAATGTGGTTTACATTATTTTTTATTCCATTTTTGAAATATCCAGCTAATCCTCCAACAGTTGGCGATCCAAATACAATAATGTTTAGAAGTTCAATCTATATTGCATTCATAGCATTATCTGGTCTTGGTGCGCTTGGTTTTGCAAAATTATACAACAGATTACAAAATAAAAAATTCCTCATACTTATAGGATATGCTGTATACATGATCATGGTTTTCTTACTAATGCCCCAAAACCCAGACAAGATTACAGCACCATTGGATCTGATAAATGGTTTCAGAATAGCATCTCTGGGTACAATGACATTGTATTGGATTGTCAATGCATTAATACTTGGTTTACTTTGGCAAAAATTTCATCCAGATATAGTTACAACAAGAACCTAA
- a CDS encoding FtsX-like permease family protein — MQPTEIFSLSFGALSDRKVRTVLTVLMVLVGSSLMIGLNGLSAGQSAFVNQQLNNLATNVLFVTSGQRTFNVDTTATSIILNNVAVTKIKSLPAVDDVVPEYTGSVTLNTQGRIIRASVIAIDPQKLTTIVPNVQYVDGSVVKETDSSAMLVGDSIANPPGATSTLITVGQTVKVTYSYPDANGKSQQQSRSFIVSGVLQSTGYNQIDRAVIINEPTGNQIFHKSGKYDVLNVAAQTSDSVDTVQQEITGLYGSTIGVITPKAIMATRLNLTNGNSAFILSVGMIALVVGAVGIVTTLYNSVTERIREIGTMKAIGAQGKDILALFLVEAVLIGILGATIGLIVGIGAGYALSSISVSLPTGGGGGGGGAFAGGVRAAASAVASSPHVSPIFLPVDMIKVWILSVILSIAAGLFPAWKASRLSPMVALRRE; from the coding sequence ATGCAACCAACAGAAATTTTTTCATTATCCTTTGGTGCACTAAGCGATAGAAAGGTTCGTACTGTTCTTACTGTACTTATGGTATTGGTTGGAAGCAGTCTCATGATTGGTCTAAACGGGCTTAGTGCTGGACAAAGCGCATTTGTCAATCAACAATTAAACAATTTGGCAACAAATGTACTTTTTGTAACTTCAGGTCAGAGAACGTTTAATGTAGATACAACAGCAACATCTATCATACTCAACAATGTGGCGGTAACCAAGATTAAATCCCTTCCTGCTGTTGATGATGTTGTACCAGAATACACTGGTTCTGTTACACTAAACACTCAAGGACGTATCATTCGAGCTTCTGTCATTGCAATTGATCCTCAAAAATTGACAACCATTGTACCAAATGTGCAATATGTAGATGGTTCTGTAGTAAAGGAAACCGATAGTTCTGCAATGCTTGTTGGTGATAGTATTGCAAATCCGCCTGGTGCTACAAGTACATTGATCACTGTAGGTCAAACTGTTAAAGTAACATATTCTTATCCTGATGCCAATGGAAAATCACAACAACAATCTAGAAGCTTTATAGTATCAGGAGTTTTGCAGTCTACTGGATATAATCAAATAGACAGAGCGGTTATCATAAACGAACCTACTGGTAATCAAATATTTCACAAATCAGGCAAGTATGATGTTTTAAATGTTGCAGCACAAACATCTGATAGTGTAGATACTGTACAACAGGAAATTACCGGTCTATACGGAAGTACAATTGGAGTTATCACTCCAAAAGCCATAATGGCTACAAGATTAAATCTGACAAACGGAAACAGTGCCTTTATTCTAAGTGTTGGAATGATTGCATTAGTTGTTGGTGCAGTTGGAATTGTTACAACACTTTACAATTCTGTAACAGAAAGGATCCGTGAGATTGGTACTATGAAAGCAATAGGTGCACAAGGTAAGGATATTCTTGCATTGTTTTTAGTGGAGGCTGTTTTGATTGGAATCTTGGGTGCAACAATTGGATTAATTGTTGGAATAGGTGCAGGCTATGCATTAAGTTCTATATCAGTTAGTTTACCTACTGGGGGTGGAGGCGGAGGTGGTGGTGCATTTGCTGGTGGTGTACGTGCAGCCGCTAGCGCAGTTGCAAGTTCGCCACACGTATCTCCGATATTTCTTCCAGTTGACATGATCAAAGTTTGGATATTGTCAGTAATTCTAAGTATTGCTGCGGGATTGTTTCCTGCATGGAAGGCGTCAAGACTATCTCCGATGGTAGCATTAAGAAGAGAATAA
- a CDS encoding ABC transporter ATP-binding protein, translating into MNTSVKLMDHEINNPISDLKIHNDFTVGSPTQFTESTRSTNDDSISLKIENLSKIYDSGAAGKVVALRKINFTIKKGEFVSIVGPSGSGKSTLLNLIGALDRPTIGKVYIGGIDIFSLKDTEIATIRNNMIGFIFQSFNLINRTTVQKNVELPAIISGMSRTDRNRRSMKILQALGIADKAKHKPSNLSGGQQQRVAIARSLVNDPTIILADEPTGNLDTKTGDDIFHLLKTLSNKFKRTIIMVTHNPELAESTDRSIFLRDGKVERDTIN; encoded by the coding sequence TTGAACACTAGTGTAAAGTTAATGGATCATGAAATAAACAACCCAATTTCTGATCTTAAAATTCATAATGACTTTACAGTAGGATCTCCTACACAATTTACTGAATCTACAAGATCTACAAATGATGATTCCATATCTTTGAAAATTGAAAATCTTTCAAAGATATATGATTCTGGAGCAGCAGGAAAAGTAGTTGCACTACGAAAAATTAACTTTACAATAAAAAAAGGCGAGTTTGTATCAATTGTAGGTCCATCTGGAAGCGGAAAATCTACACTACTTAATCTAATTGGAGCCTTGGACAGACCTACGATTGGCAAGGTCTACATAGGCGGAATTGACATCTTTTCTCTAAAAGACACCGAAATCGCAACAATACGAAATAACATGATTGGCTTTATTTTCCAATCCTTTAATTTGATTAACAGAACTACAGTACAAAAAAATGTAGAGCTACCTGCAATAATATCAGGAATGTCACGTACAGACAGAAACAGAAGATCTATGAAAATTCTACAGGCGCTAGGAATAGCAGACAAGGCAAAACACAAACCATCAAACCTTAGTGGAGGACAGCAGCAAAGAGTAGCAATAGCTAGATCCTTGGTAAACGATCCAACAATAATTCTTGCAGATGAACCCACAGGAAACCTTGACACAAAAACAGGGGATGATATTTTTCACTTGCTAAAGACATTATCAAACAAATTTAAAAGAACAATAATCATGGTAACACACAATCCAGAACTTGCAGAGTCTACAGATAGATCCATCTTTCTAAGAGATGGAAAGGTGGAAAGAGACACCATAAATTAA
- a CDS encoding winged helix-turn-helix domain-containing protein, protein MSHEYRDRVYIRKDIILKLTEHGEMNQTSLLSYCGLNLMKHKDILDSLEKKGFIKKTEEPWGSKKMIKYAVTQKGREFCKLVLEPYENMFPRKEKKDEEQS, encoded by the coding sequence TTGTCACATGAATATAGAGATAGAGTCTACATAAGAAAGGATATAATATTAAAATTGACAGAACATGGTGAGATGAATCAAACATCACTTTTAAGCTATTGTGGTTTGAATCTGATGAAACATAAAGACATACTTGACAGTTTAGAAAAAAAAGGATTCATAAAAAAAACAGAAGAACCCTGGGGAAGTAAAAAAATGATCAAATATGCTGTAACTCAAAAAGGAAGAGAATTTTGTAAGCTAGTTTTAGAACCTTATGAGAATATGTTTCCACGAAAGGAGAAAAAAGATGAAGAACAAAGTTAG
- a CDS encoding DsbA family protein: MNRYYMVAIPAIITIAALSYMLYPHQTQDTKVTPQTLMQNGSPILGNPNAPITIVEWGDYQCTYCHAFYKNSEDSLIKEYVDTGKVNFIFRDFPLNGPDSILAAEASYCANDQGKYWEYHDELYKNWAGEKTGWVNRNSLDQFANTVGIDTTQFDKCLDDKKYEQKVLDNQKFGENIGINATPSFLIFNSKNGTKIEGAQPFSFFKQVLDSF; the protein is encoded by the coding sequence ATGAATAGATACTACATGGTTGCTATACCTGCGATTATTACAATTGCTGCTTTATCTTACATGCTTTATCCACATCAAACCCAAGATACCAAAGTAACTCCACAAACACTAATGCAAAACGGTTCACCTATATTGGGAAATCCAAATGCTCCAATTACCATAGTAGAATGGGGAGACTATCAGTGCACTTATTGTCATGCATTTTATAAAAATAGTGAAGATTCACTCATCAAAGAATATGTTGATACTGGAAAGGTCAATTTCATATTTCGTGACTTTCCTCTTAATGGTCCAGATTCTATTCTTGCAGCAGAAGCATCGTATTGTGCAAATGATCAAGGCAAGTATTGGGAATATCATGATGAGTTATACAAAAATTGGGCAGGAGAAAAAACAGGCTGGGTAAATAGAAACTCGTTAGATCAATTTGCCAACACTGTAGGAATAGATACAACTCAGTTTGATAAGTGTCTTGACGATAAAAAATATGAACAAAAAGTTTTGGATAATCAAAAATTTGGTGAGAATATAGGAATCAATGCAACCCCGTCATTTTTGATTTTTAATAGTAAGAATGGAACTAAAATTGAAGGTGCACAGCCATTTTCTTTCTTTAAACAAGTTTTAGATTCATTCTAA